In Sulfurisphaera javensis, a single genomic region encodes these proteins:
- a CDS encoding phytoene desaturase family protein, giving the protein MKYDVIIIGAGHNGLVSANYLVSKGLKVLVIEARNRPGGMADTAEYKGIKYSRASYVLGLMPKRIEEELGIHFPTFDSEIADIYVTDDNEVLYLWRDNEKRYEEFKKHGQNKYVELDRLIFKLKKLVEEKLLFLPKPPSYDDFEKLVEGTELEIFLEPTKKVLSEYLDSKFHEAIAYAFMFSLPAYIMAYYFSLDWKIVRGGMGTVGQILAENAKRLGVDIMYNTEVKEIIIKEEEAKGVITSSGKSIESKVVLHAGSPVLLNRLTNGLLNVYHPNFRPAWKRWTILLKNPPTLPDYIKNHLDVLFTLPIGEITIPSGVDETLGAHVITSMGGDIEEIKEFFKIKDENVIYIDLLTSDKLEKEYLAPYGDMNHMPMTPDFMFDSRPVKGWGYSTPIKNLYITGSGTYPGGQVTGIPGRNTAMKILEDLGKKLI; this is encoded by the coding sequence ATGAAATACGATGTTATTATAATAGGTGCTGGACATAATGGCTTAGTCTCAGCAAACTATTTAGTTAGTAAAGGTCTTAAGGTACTTGTTATTGAAGCTAGAAACAGGCCAGGAGGTATGGCTGATACAGCTGAGTATAAAGGTATAAAATACAGTAGAGCATCTTACGTTTTAGGATTAATGCCTAAAAGGATCGAAGAAGAGCTAGGAATTCATTTTCCAACATTTGATTCAGAAATTGCTGACATTTATGTAACTGATGATAATGAAGTGCTTTATCTCTGGAGAGATAATGAAAAAAGGTATGAGGAATTTAAAAAACATGGTCAGAATAAGTATGTTGAACTTGATAGGTTAATTTTTAAACTAAAGAAATTGGTAGAAGAGAAACTTCTATTTCTTCCAAAACCACCTTCATATGACGACTTTGAGAAACTAGTAGAAGGTACTGAACTAGAAATATTTTTAGAACCTACTAAAAAAGTCCTTAGTGAATATTTAGATAGTAAATTTCATGAAGCTATAGCATACGCATTTATGTTCAGCTTACCAGCTTACATAATGGCATATTACTTTAGTTTAGATTGGAAAATTGTCAGAGGTGGTATGGGAACTGTAGGACAAATATTAGCTGAAAATGCTAAGAGACTAGGAGTTGACATAATGTATAACACAGAAGTTAAAGAGATAATAATTAAAGAAGAGGAAGCAAAAGGTGTAATTACTAGCTCTGGAAAGAGTATTGAAAGTAAAGTAGTTCTTCATGCAGGAAGCCCAGTATTATTAAACAGACTAACTAATGGGCTCTTAAATGTATATCACCCTAATTTTAGGCCAGCATGGAAAAGATGGACTATACTACTAAAGAATCCACCAACATTACCAGATTACATTAAAAACCATTTAGATGTTCTTTTCACGTTACCAATAGGAGAAATCACAATTCCGTCTGGTGTTGATGAGACTTTAGGTGCACATGTGATAACAAGCATGGGAGGAGATATTGAAGAAATTAAAGAGTTCTTTAAAATTAAAGATGAAAATGTAATTTATATCGATTTACTTACTTCTGACAAATTAGAGAAAGAATACTTAGCTCCATATGGAGATATGAATCATATGCCTATGACTCCAGATTTCATGTTTGATAGCAGACCAGTAAAAGGATGGGGATATTCCACACCAATAAA